The proteins below come from a single Eucalyptus grandis isolate ANBG69807.140 chromosome 3, ASM1654582v1, whole genome shotgun sequence genomic window:
- the LOC120291973 gene encoding probable beta-glucosidase btgE: protein MSDTTTTPALATVAVIAAIAATATTTVVAAAATTTTRVAATIVATVATAAIAVTATTTTTVIAAAATTTTVAATIAATTTVAATIVATAAPTITVAPTTTLLQLSSTTTIEVAAPAVEPDQIHLLSSGSAPTLAPATVCFPLLPKLPVTMMLPGQAASLACSCLGSMSMWHLEVGKYIGCGGTSKKASVIDGKDGTFWSLASSLAIKIPIE, encoded by the exons ATGAGTGATACTACTACGACTCCTGCTCTTGCTACTGTTGCTGTTATTGCTGCTATTGCGGCTACTGCTACTACTAccgttgttgctgctgctgctactacCACTACTAGGGTTGCTGCTACTATTGTTGCTACCGTTGCTACCGCTGCTATTGCGGTTActgctactactactactaccgtcattgctgctgctgctaccACTACTACTGTTGCTGCTACTATTGCTGCTACTACTACCGTTGCTGCTACTATTGTTGCTACGGCTGCTCCTACTATTACCGTTGCTCCTACTACCACGCTATTGCAGCTCTCAAGCACTACTACTAtc GAAGTTGCTGCACCTGCAGTTGAACCCGATCAAATCCACCTGCTTTCATCAGGCAGTGCACCCA CCCTTGCACCAGCAACTGTGTGCTTCCCACTCTTGCCAAAGCTTCCCGTGACAATGATGCTACCAGGACAAGCTGCAAGCTTAGCTTGTTCTTGCCTCGGCAGCATGTCCATGTGGCACTTGGAAGTTGGGAAATATATTGGCTGTGGTGGCACTTCCAAAAAAGCCTCAGTTATTGATGGAAAGGATGGGACCTTTTGGAGTCTGGCATCTTCACTTGCCATAAAGATTCCTATAGAGTGA